In the genome of Aspergillus luchuensis IFO 4308 DNA, chromosome 2, nearly complete sequence, one region contains:
- a CDS encoding putative lysyl-tRNA synthetase (COG:J;~EggNog:ENOG410PFJ1;~InterPro:IPR006195,IPR018149,IPR044136,IPR004365, IPR004364,IPR012340,IPR002313;~PFAM:PF01336,PF00152;~go_component: GO:0005737 - cytoplasm [Evidence IEA];~go_function: GO:0000166 - nucleotide binding [Evidence IEA];~go_function: GO:0003676 - nucleic acid binding [Evidence IEA];~go_function: GO:0004812 - aminoacyl-tRNA ligase activity [Evidence IEA];~go_function: GO:0004824 - lysine-tRNA ligase activity [Evidence IEA];~go_function: GO:0005524 - ATP binding [Evidence IEA];~go_process: GO:0006418 - tRNA aminoacylation for protein translation [Evidence IEA];~go_process: GO:0006430 - lysyl-tRNA aminoacylation [Evidence IEA]): MQPIRPLRASSLRVGGLLSRTGLPISRTSQAFQTSGRLARVIQHTHAPLVQTRQNSVDAYPEKAFKRRVQLIEEAVAEPYPRLASNKNTVSCAEFRGRYSHLADNEIVEDDTVVINGRVRTLRLVGGNLIFFDLLHDGHKIQVMCNRRRLKDIPPATFKQFYRMLRRGDAFSVTGNPHRTERGELTLLATELPQLLSPCLHDIPVDAQGQENSPYPRHVQFLADPETVNVIRARSAVVQYLRQFFVDRSFMEVNTPIIEAVAGGAIARPFHTTATEFPDRQLSLRIAPELWLKRLVVGGFDRVFEIGPSFRNEGLDKTHNPEFTTCEFYHAYANLEDLMTTTEQLLSGLAEHLTAFHKSSPFKKPNQEDTPLPFSHLNFSAPFRRLDFITSIEQSIEQKLPDLTSPDALDQVKAIFRDRNHALPDKVTLPRLLDELCSIYVEPQCIDPTFIVNPPECLSPLSKSFIHPTTNQRVAARGELFIEGREVVNTYEEENSPFEQRRKFEDQVRYSKQADEAEEIDESYLKALEWGLPPTGGWGCGIDRLCMLFTGITRIGDILPFGNLRKVTTRADAAAEGQAAEGKEI; this comes from the exons ATGCAACCAATTCGCCCGTTGAGGGCGTCGTCGTTGCGGGTTGGAGGTCTTTTGTCTAG GACAGGACTTCCGATTTCCCGTACATCGCAGGCTTTCCAGACTTCTGGCAGGCTTGCTCGAGTAATACAGCACACTCATGCACCTCTGGTACAAACAAGGCAGAACAGCGTCGATGCGTATCCTGAGAAGGCGTTTAAGAGGCGTGTGCAACTGATCGAAGAGGCTGTTGCTGAGCCGTATCCCCGGCTTGCGTCAAACAAGAACACGGTGAGCTGTGCGGAATTTCGTGGCCGCTACAGCCATCTAGCAGATAATGAAATAGTAGAGGATGATACAGTTGTTATCAATG GTAGGGTACGTACCTTAAGACTTGTTGGAGGCAATTTGATATTCTTCGACTTGCTTCATGATGGCCATAAAATTCAAGTTATGTGCAATCGTCGTCGATTGAAGGATATCCCTCCGGCGACCTTCAAGCAGTTCTACCGGATGCTTCGGCGTGGCGATGCCTTCT CCGTAACGGGTAATCCTCACCGGACTGAACGAGGCGAGCTTACGCTCCTGGCGACTGAATTGCCGCAGCTGCTGTCGCCCTGTCTGCATGATATTCCGGTTGATGCCCAGGGGCAGGAGAACTCGCCGTATCCCCGACATGTTCAGTTCCTTGCGGACCCGGAGACAGTAAACGTCATCAGAGCTAGATCGGCAGTTGTCCAGTATCTTCGCCAGTTCTTTGTCGACCGGTCTTTTATGGAGGTTAATACGCCCATCATTGAAGCGGTTGCTGGCGGTGCAATTGCCCGTCCCTTCCATACTACAGCCACCGAGTTTCCAGATCGTCAATTGTCGTTACGGATTGCGCCGGAGCTCTGGTTGAAGAGGTTGGTGGTAGGAGGGTTCGACCGGGTTTTTGAGATTGGACCTTCGTTCCGCAATGAAG GCCTCGACAAAACCCACAATCCCGAGTTCACCACGTGCGAGTTCTACCACGCCTACGCCAACCTGGAGGATCTCATGACCACGACCGAGCAGCTACTTTCGGGCCTGGCTGAACACCTTACTGCTTTCCACAAATCGTCCCCCTTCAAGAAGCCTAATCAGGAAGACACACCTCTGCCGTTTTCCCATCTCAACTTCTCTGCGCCCTTCCGCCGACTCGACTTCATCACCTCTATCGAGCAGAGCATCGAGCAGAAGCTGCCAGACCTCACGTCTCCCGATGCTCTGGACCAGGTGAAGGCGATCTTCCGTGACCGCAACCACGCACTTCCCGACAAAGTGACCCTCCCCCGGCTGCTGGACGAGCTCTGCAGCATCTACGTCGAACCCCAGTGCATCGACCCGACCTTCATCGTCAACCCGCCCGAGTGCTTGTCCCCTCTATCAAAAtccttcatccaccccaccaccaaccagcgCGTCGCCGCCCGCGGAGAGCTTTTCATCGAGGGCCGCGAAGTCGTGAATACATACGAGGAGGAGAACTCGCCGTTCGAGCAGCGCCGCAAGTTCGAAGACCAGGTCCGGTACAGCAAGCAGGCCGACGAGGCGGAAGAGATCGATGAGAGCTACTTGAAGGCGCTGGAATGGGGTCTCCCTCCGACTGGCGGCTGGGGATGTGGAATCGACCGTCTCTGCATGTTGTTCACTGGAATAACGAGAATCGGGGACATTCTGCCTTTTGGCAACTTGCGCAAAGTGACCACCCGTGCTGATGCAGCGGCTGAGGGCCAGGCTgctgaagggaaggagatcTAG
- the TIM10 gene encoding Tim10/DDP family zinc finger protein (COG:U;~EggNog:ENOG410PS46;~InterPro:IPR004217,IPR035427,IPR027100;~PFAM:PF02953;~go_component: GO:0042719 - mitochondrial intermembrane space protein transporter complex [Evidence IEA];~go_process: GO:0045039 - protein insertion into mitochondrial inner membrane [Evidence IEA]), giving the protein MSFLFGGAPKLSSEQKIAAAETEVEMVTDMFSRLTESCIKKCIPNDYREGDLNKGESVCIDRCVGKFFEVNMKVSEKMQGEANQKGGMGGFGM; this is encoded by the exons atgtctttcctcttcggcgGCGCCCCCAAGCTTTCCTCGGAACAGAAGATTGCTGCGGCTGAGACGGAAGTTGAGATGGTCACCGACATGTTCAGCCG TCTCACCGAGTCCTGCATCAAGAAGTGCATTCCCAACGACTACCGCGAAGGCGACCTCAACAAGGGCGAGTCCGTCTGCATTGACCGCTGTGTCGGCAAGTTCTTCGAAGTCAACATGAAGGTCAGCGAGAAGATGCAGGGTGAGGCGAACCAGAAGGGCGGCATGGGTGGTTTCGGCATGTAA
- a CDS encoding putative Sin3 complex subunit (Stb2) (COG:S;~EggNog:ENOG410PJ9C;~InterPro:IPR038919), protein MPPPATQTGGQAPPPTSAPRELAKHSINTKDVPSTQLSGPEGQSPQHGHQRLVFTDPVALRYLEEDKEAVVLGRRLTLEGYEAFIVEQWACTRIHPTFIITTYTGDPSHKVVVGVLSVPTDESTWSPRMKMYFGAVTQCQARKKETPLGTLMVTDLNVFPLALTLIPVPDGDVLKHKDDFIVNENLKRLGCSGRSGLKLQPPSPATEGKFHHLYRTSEKVPLYTAVIELVKQCQIALMMFGNLAPEYVDGLLCDVTEAAINDWWTATGMDLYNIEPSDSMLGPISVAALLGTLMGARNRLHAFGAPVGKDAFDYHNLKKGIESFQKSQKLKRTRRLDRQTLDRLHRVTAKAANAEGWTDAVKSTMAELSGHGGEMVMGMVRGREKGGIADIETLDIDNFAHLVTGERAKWLWRGKPRKGGIDDGFSGSAQSADMVFTTDDQGGHIWTSRKRSSHEDLVADRALQSSDRPWRPPESASSLDEKDQNLGRLVRKGVSGKVSDARAGFGRFKDAVGLRSHPQKHSRDDIDLGGDPAHLPPIDSDTEVSQSKKSDGAPVGSVDVQDLEGQAPKDDLQVESPPRTILPQSPKSRAPAITVETVPSQADSESSRKVSVPRADDEVQDLERWRTRSTDITVDPREQTSEVGIMLLRRPQSCTELNVERDSSRLDNYWPRHLSFSTVEEVVLGWNDLGGEAFKEKPDTLLDEAIMQEDILASDARIFSSRIQELSEHTVPWVEQQVSSVDDLSRCLHESHEKVNAAYLERLSTFEQMRARSSDLLTEEHSQLTDYMRRVELMGAKLDYELHVLDSRVEDVETNLDEFERHVNAIENRVKLLIRGEHEKQDSSWFSWLGRITGCSTQ, encoded by the coding sequence ATGCCACCTCCCGCAACGCAGACAGGTGGCCAAGCACCGCCTCCTACGTCGGCCCCCCGCGAGTTGGCAAAACACTCCATCAACACAAAAGATGTACCGTCTACACAGCTCAGTGGTCCCGAGGGACAGTCGCCACAGCATGGCCACCAGAGACTCGTATTCACCGATCCAGTTGCCCTCAGATATCTCGAAGAGGATAAGGAGGCAGTTGTGCTAGGTCGACGATTGACTTTGGAAGGATATGAGGCTTTTATTGTTGAACAATGGGCCTGCACGCGCATACACCCTACCTTCATAATAACCACCTATACTGGGGATCCTTCGCACAAGGTCGTGGTGGGGGTGCTGAGCGTCCCCACAGACGAGTCTACGTGGTCGCCCCGTATGAAGATGTATTTCGGCGCAGTCACGCAATGCCAAGCGCGGAAAAAGGAAACGCCCTTAGGAACACTTATGGTTACCGATCTTAACGTGTTCCCATTGGCACTGACTCTTATTCCGGTACCCGACGGTGATGTCCTAAAACACAAGGATGATTTTATCGTCAATGAAAACCTGAAACGGTTGGGCTGCTCAGGCCGCTCTGGTTTGAAGCTACAGCCACCCTCGCCCGCTACCGAGGGAAAGTTCCACCACCTTTACCGGACGAGCGAGAAGGTGCCTCTATATACTGCCGTCATAGAGCTTGTGAAGCAATGCCAGATCGCCCTGATGATGTTTGGCAATCTTGCCCCAGAGTACGTTGATGGACTGCTGTGTGATGTCACAGAAGCGGCCATAAATGATTGGTGGACCGCGACGGGTATGGATTTATACAACATTGAACCGAGTGATTCTATGTTGGGCCCTATCTCAGTAGCCGCCCTGCTGGGTACTCTCATGGGGGCGCGAAACCGGCTACATGCTTTCGGAGCTCCGGTTGGGAAGGATGCGTTTGATTATCATAACCTAAAGAAAGGCATTGAGAGCTTTCAAAAATCACAGAAGCTGAAACGTACCCGAAGGTTAGATCGACAGACCTTGGATCGTCTGCACCGGGTGACGGCAAAAGCTGCGAATGCAGAAGGCTGGACCGATGCCGTAAAATCAACCATGGCAGAATTAAGCGGCCACGGGGGAGAGATGGTTATGGGAATGGTCCGCGGCCGCGAAAAAGGCGGGATAGCTGATATCGAGACCCTCGATATTGACAACTTCGCACACCTGGTCACCGGTGAACGAGCCAAATGGCTGTGGAGGGGAAAGCCGCGGAAGGGCGGAATTGACGACGGTTTTTCTGGCAGTGCACAGAGTGCAGATATGGTATTCACTACAGACGACCAGGGTGGCCATATTTGGACAAGTCGAAAACGATCCTCGCACGAAGATTTAGTGGCGGACCGCGCGCTGCAAAGCTCAGATCGTCCATGGAGGCCGCCAGAATCAGCATCGTCTTTGGATGAGAAAGACCAGAATCTGGGCCGGTTAGTTCGAAAAGGTGTGAGCGGGAAAGTGTCAGATGCGCGGGCGGGGTTTGGCCGGTTCAAGGATGCAGTAGGCCTCCGATCCCATCCGCAGAAGCATTCGAGGGATGACATAGACCTTGGCGGTGACCCTGCTCATTTGCCTCCCATCGATAGCGACACGGAGGTGTCTCAGTCGAAGAAATCCGATGGTGCTCCAGTCGGATCCGTGGACGTGCAGGACCTTGAAGGCCAGGCCCCGAAGGATGACTTGCAGGTTGAATCTCCTCCAAGGACAATATTACCGCAATCACCCAAATCAAGAGCGCCAGCCATAACCGTAGAAACGGTTCCATCCCAGGCTGATTCGGAGTCGTCGCGTAAGGTGTCAGTACCGAGAGCAGATGACGAAGTGCAGGACCTTGAGCGCTGGAGGACACGCTCTACCGACATTACCGTCGACCCTCGGGAGCAGACGTCTGAAGTTGGTATTATGCTCCTGCGTCGACCGCAGAGCTGCACCGAACTGAATGTGGAGAGGGACTCCAGTCGTCTTGATAACTACTGGCCCCGCCATCTGTCCTTCAGCACCGTCGAAGAGGTCGTGCTGGGATGGAATGACTTGGGAGGTGAGGCTTTCAAAGAGAAGCCCGATACCCTTCTGGACGAGGCCATCATGCAAGAAGACATTCTGGCCTCAGATGCACGAATCTTCAGCTCACGTATTCAGGAGCTTAGTGAACACACTGTACCTTGGGTTGAACAGCAAGTATCTTCTGTGGATGACCTCAGTCGGTGCTTACACGAGAGTCACGAAAAGGTCAACGCCGCCTACCTGGAACGGCTGTCTACATTTGAACAGATGAGAGCTAGATCGAGCGACCTGTTGACGGAAGAGCACAGCCAACTCACCGATTACATGAGGAGGGTTGAACTAATGGGCGCGAAGCTGGACTACGAGCTCCATGTTCTAGATTCCCGTGTCGAGGATGTCGAAACCAACCTCGACGAGTTCGAACGGCATGTAAATGCCATCGAAAACAGGGTCAAGCTGCTGATACGGGGCGAGCACGAAAAGCAGGACAGTTCCTGGTTCTCCTGGTTGGGGAGAATTACCGGATGCTCAACACAGTGA
- a CDS encoding uncharacterized protein (COG:S;~EggNog:ENOG410Q08Z;~InterPro:IPR017956,IPR031915,IPR018839,IPR038986;~PFAM:PF10383,PF16761;~go_component: GO:0070824 - SHREC complex [Evidence IEA];~go_function: GO:0003677 - DNA binding [Evidence IEA];~go_process: GO:0006342 - chromatin silencing [Evidence IEA]), producing MEDSSSPDQQKMVVIPINRTFSDGTQDNWPKDERFLRPDDSYYREKLASMWLQKTGAYERGVEYILDSLPDGYALFDRPRIANPDIYDRFLYGHPTDVYFNSTKQFFPHFYYLMTGGQEPCTCVLCEKMSKRIQEGGSERRGPGRPRGRPPGTGTPIRTPGRPPGRPPGRPPGSSASKPPGRPPGRPPGRPGRPPGRPPGRPPGRPPGKLSSATYPCTDNEGTPDVFKMAVMQLELQGLQEKDITEPGSMDWRAERSLLDEYIQKLDMQPSFLPRAGEVVLWTPDFEGELAWNPDNNQIQIYFPSEKRWLGTPEWRAGIVSQVPEEDTIFQDIVQTSPKKQSVNYSGFRVETFPDPHSPDKSYSLHYKYVYLKSIKPFNAYEHFLQNIPRENLHPSIEYAMTIMSSFSLLDKHHFKGIWPNASIYSRGIFIGAELLTIGDAVRLKPQNYNPNNPQPTPSPTVTDIMVIEEIRLDLKDCDSDRKSKHLAEKYTIRIRGKIYTPSDRRIYLTSNTLHPIKPLTADEVVFAFHYVGMSGYGGWYRMHPGAMVDVSQDMILGRLYEPDALQLMFGSLSLRYDLDGVLRGREYSRQADERIPEGQKWFWGDFRTQTLAIDSLNGEDVGHYSDARDMKMWRANLRVLDGVAKAADFREAKIPGDVGRPSTKSRSNFAKVGKLSKLVSTGLGGADLSNPVSEAEEGTSRLSVGDEDDDEEEEEEEEEEEEEEDFSLRMDQLRGGTEETEEGDYVPDKERERKRVRHDD from the exons ATGGAAGACTCGTCTTCACCAGACCAGCAAAAAATGGTCGTAATACCAATCAACCGGACATTCAGCGACGGCACCCAGGACAATTGGCCCAAAGATGAGAGATTCCTGAGACCAGACGATAGTTACTATCGAGAGAAGCTGGCCTCCATGTGGCTGCAGAAAACGGGGGCTTATGAGCGTG GAGTGGAATACATCCTGGACAGTCTGCCTGATGGTTATGCTCTATTTGACAGGCCGCGTATTGCAAACCCCGACATT TACGATCGTTTCCTCTATGGCCATCCGACAGATGTGTATTTCAACTCCACGAAGCAGTTCTTTCCGCACTTCTACTATCTTATGACAGGCGGCCAAGAGCCATGCACTTGTGTTCTTTGCGAAAAAATGTCCAAGAGAATACAAG AAGGCGGCTCAGAAAGACGAGGTCCTGGAAGGCCTCGGGGGAGACCTCCTGGGACTGGAACGCCGATCCGAACCCCTGGTAGGCCACCGGGGAGGCCGCCTGGTCGACCTCCCGGATCAAGCGCAAGCAAACCACCCGGAAGGCCACCGGGAAGACCACCAGGAAGACCCGGAAGACCCCCTGGTAGGCCCCCTGGCCGACCTCCAGGCAGGCCTCCAGGAAAGCTTTCGTCGGCGACATACCCTTGTACAGATAACGAGGGGACACCAGACGTGTTCAAGATGGCCGTTATGCAGCTCGAGCTACAGGGGTTACAGGAGAAGGACATCACGGAGCCTGGAAGCATGGACTGGCGCGCAGAGCGCTCACTACTCGACGAATACATCCAAAAGCTGGACATGCAACCGTCCTTTCTGCCCCGTGCTGGAGAAGTCGTGCTCTGGACGCCAGATTTCGAAGGCGAATTAGCCTGGAATCCCGATAATAACCAGATCCAAATATACTTCCCCAGCGAGAAGCGCTGGCTGGGCACCCCAGAGTGGCGAGCAGGTATCGTCAGTCAGGTCCCAGAAGAAGACACCATCTTCCAAGACATCGTCCAGACATCCCCCAAAAAACAGAGCGTCAACTACTCAGGCTTCCGCGTCGAAACCTTCCCTGACCCCCACAGCCCTGACAAGAGCTACTCCTTGCACTACAAATACGTCTACCTGAAATCCATCAAACCCTTCAACGCCTACGAACACTTCCTCCAAAATATCCCTCGCGAGAACCTCCACCCCTCCATCGAATACGCCATGACCATCATGTCCTCCTTCAGCCTCCTAGACAAACACCACTTCAAAGGCATCTGGCCCAACGCATCTATCTACAGCCGGGGGATCTTCATCGGCGCCGAGCTCCTCACCATCGGCGACGCCGTACGCCTGAAACCCCAGAACTacaaccccaacaacccGCAACCCACTCCCTCACCAACCGTCACCGACATAATGGTAATCGAAGAGATCCGCCTCGACCTGAAAGACTGCGACTCAGACCGCAAATCCAAGCACCTCGCAGAGAAATACACCATCCGCATCCGCGGCAAGATCTACACCCCCAGCGACCGCCGCATCTACCTCACCAGCAAcaccctccaccccatcaAACCCCTCACTGCAGACGAAGTCGTCTTCGCCTTCCACTATGTCGGCATGAGCGGCTACGGCGGCTGGTACCGCATGCACCCCGGCGCCATGGTTGACGTATCCCAGGACATGATTCTCGGCCGACTCTACGAGCCCGACGCCCTGCAACTCATGTTCGGGTCCCTATCCCTCAGATACGATCTGGATGGTGTGCTCCGCGGACGGGAGTACTCCCGCCAAGCAGACGAACGCATCCCAGAGGGGCAGAAATGGTTCTGGGGCGATTTCCGCACGCAGACGCTTGCAATTGACTCGCTGAATGGCGAGGATGTGGGGCATTATAGCGACGCCAGGGATATGAAGATGTGGAGGGCGAATCTTCGTgtgttggatggggtggCCAAAGCGGCGGATTTCAGGGAGGCCAAGATACCGGGCGATGTGGGACGGCCGTCGACGAAGTCCAGGTCAAATTTCGCCAAGGTGGGGAAGCTCAGTAAGCTTGTTAGTacggggttggggggtgcGGATTTGAGTAACCCTGTTagtgaggcggaggaggggacgaGTCGGTTGTCTGtcggcgatgaggatgatgatgaggaggaggaagaagaggaagaggaagaggaggaggaggaggatttctCGCTCCGTATGGATCAGTTGCGCGGCGGGACAGAGGAAACCGAAGAAGGGGACTATGTGCCTGATAAAGAGAGGGAACGGAAGCGAGTaagacatgatgattga
- a CDS encoding uncharacterized protein (COG:S;~EggNog:ENOG410PH7F;~InterPro:IPR027443), with translation MALDDVPVAQAVTVTLQDLIDGTIPPTTLTEAFGPSSLGIILVKNLPPTFPHLRAQVLSNASYLASLPPSTLESLTCASAKYLIGWSLGKETLRDGHYDTHKGSYYLNCAFYNDPSLQGAPSIDAEFPEYTSPNIWPSETDLPTFRSSFEQLCTLIIDTAALVARACDRFAVESVDGYKPGYLEKVVRGSFTTKARLLHYFPTEGSSSSSSEGGKKEEEEGEGNNDDDDDDWCATHLDHGCLTGLTSAMFVDEEAHDPSSSTLEDKSSPLPELTTSPDPKAGLYIRSRTGQVVKVNIPKDCLAFQTGEALQLITRGQFRAVPHFVKGARGVGKVARNTLAVFTQPNLEEEVQDGVTFGDFARGVVEKTSK, from the exons atggCTCTCGACGACGTACCCGTAGCGCAAGCCGTCACGGTCACCCTGCAAGACCTAATCGACG GAACCATCCCCCCCACGACCCTAACAGAAGCCTTTGGCCCCTCCTCGCTGGGCATAATCCTCGTCAAAAACCTCCCGCCAACCTTCCCCCACCTACGCGCCCAAGTCCTCTCCAACGCCTCGTACCTCGCCTCGCTgcccccctcaaccctaGAATCCCTCACCTGCGCCTCCGCCAAATACCTCATCGGCTGGTCCCTAGGCAAAGAAACCCTCCGCGACGGGCACTACGACACCCACAAGGGCTCGTACTACCTGAACTGCGCGTTCTACAACGACCCGTCCCTGCAAGGCGCGCCGTCCATCGACGCAGAATTCCCCGAATACACCTCCCCCAACATCTGGCCGAGCGAGACGGATCTCCCCACCTTCCGGAGCAGCTTCGAGCAGCTCTGCACACTAATTATTGACACGGCGGCGTTGGTGGCGCGCGCGTGTGATCGCTTCGCGGTGGAAAGTGTCGATGGGTATAAGCCTGGGTATTTGGAGAAGGTCGTGAGGGGGAGTTTTACGACGAAGGCGAGGTTGTTGCATTATTTTCCTACTGAAGGTTctagttcttcttcttcggagggagggaagaaagaagaagaagagggtgagggtaataatgatgatgatgacgatgactggTGCGCAACCCACCTCGACCACGGATGTCTAACGGGTCTTACGTCCGCAATGTTcgtcgatgaggaggcgcatgatccctcctcctccacgtTGGAAGATAAATCCTCCCCCTTGCCGGAACTCACGACCTCGCCGGATCCTAAGGCCGGGTTGTATATCCGTTCCAGAACGGGCCAGGTCGTCAAGGTTAATATACCCAAGGACTGTCTTGCGTTTCAGACGGGTGAGGCGCTGCAGCTTATTACGAGGGGCCAGTTCCGTGCTGTGCCGCATTTCGTGAAGGGGGCTAGAGGGGTTGGGAAGGTGGCGAGGAATACGTTGGCGGTGTTTACGCAGCCGaatttggaggaggaggtacaAGATGGGGTTACGTTTGGGGATTTTGCTAGGGGCGTGGTGGAGAAGACGTCGAAGTAG